A region of Dermabacter vaginalis DNA encodes the following proteins:
- a CDS encoding heavy-metal-associated domain-containing protein, with protein sequence MTTSTFKITGLTCGHCVNAVKEEVGELAGVENAEVELVKGGESTLTIQADRALTKADIAPAIEEAGESYAIVG encoded by the coding sequence ATGACCACCTCGACCTTCAAGATCACGGGCCTCACGTGCGGCCACTGCGTCAATGCCGTCAAGGAAGAAGTTGGCGAGCTCGCTGGCGTTGAAAACGCCGAGGTCGAACTCGTCAAGGGCGGCGAATCGACCCTCACGATCCAGGCAGATCGCGCCCTCACCAAGGCCGACATCGCCCCCGCAATCGAGGAAGCCGGCGAAAGCTACGCCATCGTCGGATAA
- a CDS encoding protein kinase domain-containing protein, whose protein sequence is MSTPTNPGGNVGARTPQRRPSFYESHLREMLADSGYAIHERIGSGGMGIVYRATDAAGLDVALKVLRPEIAGDERARARLSREMRALQRVNHPNVSRVLDAEFDLDVAFLVTEYISGPTFQKVIDDWGHLPLRCVREIGLPLGKALLDVHEKGIVHRDLKPSNIMLRTGHGSHFDFDIDPVDPVIIDFGIAQAAEESRMTSTGLMMGTISYLAPEVISNNIVDAAADWWAWAAMLAHAATGFPPFGKGRLGTVYNLATMAGPDLEGLPEPCIEWFKGAFAPEPGDRTPPEKLIEALEHDVDAWVYGNYDPTSSSPSSPSTSAELPTSRIEAGERGTPGGPIGAGASGLGAAESTDAAARAAEATAPIPPHSPLSPGGGEEEGMGAMRDATDELDDTDEWDVSNEDPTQVMPVLDETPTAKFAPISTPAAPPTPHYEEAMQGWQASDHMPQPPAPTPAPQSPYQQAPLAPQPYGAQNYGMPPQGFMPPPVPYHLREPERRTVLVLLGMVLFTAFGALVPLAALILLVLMTALARTWQRSWIASEKGTDKGRSSGSITTAAVLLAVPRLILALLEAILQALIPVIVTAGVLLAIDAAIVWLTNFELHYAIYAGVLVGVTTLSLWWGIGARTTRYGGHRLVHAAAPSGLWTAIIAALLILLIVAVGFTLASRGGTIDYFPYVGEFRLEDISPWRR, encoded by the coding sequence ATGAGTACCCCCACGAATCCAGGCGGCAACGTTGGCGCGCGCACGCCCCAGCGCCGCCCCAGTTTCTATGAATCGCACCTTCGCGAAATGCTCGCCGACTCGGGCTATGCCATTCATGAACGCATCGGCAGTGGGGGAATGGGGATCGTCTACCGCGCAACCGATGCGGCCGGACTCGACGTCGCCCTCAAGGTGCTTCGCCCCGAAATTGCCGGCGACGAGCGCGCCCGTGCCCGCCTCAGCCGCGAGATGCGCGCCCTGCAGCGCGTCAACCACCCGAACGTTTCCCGCGTTCTCGACGCCGAATTTGACCTCGACGTCGCCTTCCTCGTCACCGAGTACATCTCGGGCCCCACGTTCCAGAAAGTCATTGACGACTGGGGGCACCTTCCGCTGCGATGCGTACGCGAAATCGGCTTGCCGCTCGGCAAGGCCCTTCTTGACGTTCACGAGAAGGGGATCGTGCACCGCGACCTCAAACCAAGCAACATCATGCTTCGCACCGGTCATGGCTCGCACTTCGACTTCGACATCGATCCAGTCGATCCGGTCATTATCGATTTCGGCATCGCCCAAGCCGCCGAAGAGTCCCGCATGACCTCGACGGGGCTCATGATGGGCACGATCTCCTATCTTGCCCCCGAGGTGATCAGCAACAACATCGTCGACGCCGCTGCCGACTGGTGGGCCTGGGCCGCAATGCTCGCCCACGCCGCGACCGGCTTCCCGCCCTTCGGTAAGGGGCGACTCGGCACGGTCTACAACCTCGCTACGATGGCTGGCCCCGACCTCGAGGGGCTGCCGGAGCCGTGCATTGAATGGTTCAAGGGCGCGTTTGCCCCTGAGCCTGGCGATCGCACGCCGCCGGAGAAGCTCATCGAGGCACTCGAGCACGATGTGGATGCATGGGTGTATGGGAACTACGATCCAACCTCCTCGTCCCCGTCTTCCCCTTCCACCTCCGCCGAGCTCCCCACCTCTCGGATTGAGGCGGGTGAACGCGGCACACCGGGTGGTCCAATCGGCGCCGGAGCGTCGGGTTTGGGTGCCGCGGAATCTACGGATGCAGCAGCTCGCGCAGCTGAGGCGACTGCGCCGATACCTCCGCATAGCCCACTGAGTCCCGGAGGGGGAGAGGAGGAGGGCATGGGGGCAATGCGCGACGCCACTGATGAATTGGACGACACCGATGAGTGGGATGTCTCCAACGAAGATCCCACCCAAGTCATGCCCGTCCTCGACGAAACACCGACCGCGAAATTCGCTCCCATCTCGACCCCCGCGGCCCCGCCCACTCCCCACTACGAGGAAGCGATGCAGGGGTGGCAAGCGTCGGACCACATGCCGCAGCCGCCCGCCCCCACACCCGCTCCGCAAAGCCCCTACCAGCAAGCGCCCCTCGCACCGCAGCCCTACGGCGCGCAAAACTATGGGATGCCGCCACAGGGATTTATGCCGCCACCCGTGCCGTACCACTTGCGTGAGCCCGAGCGGCGTACCGTACTCGTGCTGCTCGGCATGGTGCTCTTTACAGCATTCGGCGCGCTCGTGCCTCTCGCCGCGCTGATTTTGCTCGTACTGATGACGGCGCTCGCACGCACGTGGCAACGCTCGTGGATTGCGTCGGAAAAGGGGACTGACAAGGGAAGAAGCTCAGGAAGCATCACAACCGCGGCGGTGCTCCTCGCCGTTCCGCGCTTGATACTCGCGCTCCTCGAGGCGATCCTTCAGGCACTCATCCCGGTGATCGTGACGGCGGGTGTGCTCCTCGCGATCGATGCCGCGATCGTGTGGCTCACCAACTTCGAGCTGCACTACGCGATCTACGCCGGTGTGCTCGTGGGGGTCACGACCCTGTCGCTGTGGTGGGGAATCGGCGCGCGCACCACACGCTACGGCGGCCACAGGCTCGTGCATGCGGCAGCCCCGAGCGGGCTATGGACCGCGATCATCGCGGCGCTGCTCATCCTGCTCATCGTCGCGGTGGGCTTCACTCTCGCCTCGCGCGGAGGCACAATCGATTACTTCCCGTACGTGGGCGAGTTCCGCCTCGAAGACATCTCGCCCTGGCGACGCTGA
- a CDS encoding DsbA family protein produces MAEKPSAQDVREAQRVELRKQREKELNRQKRVRTAVIAAIVVVALAVVAGLGYLIYQANAPEPELELNQPASISKEEPTLAFKADDTKPVVDVVFDYMCPFCGAFEQVNNADIHEMIDNGEATVNFHVRTFLSSKMSTTEYSARAGGAAVCTYEDSPEVFLKFHEQLFANQPAEGGPGLSDKELETYAKDAGASEETLSCIKDQKFRRYAVDVLEPVGAKLSPATPAVFINGKEWGSDGAWQKPGALKEAVASSGTPGASDAGGASDAGGASDSGN; encoded by the coding sequence ATGGCCGAGAAGCCCTCAGCTCAAGACGTGCGCGAAGCGCAGCGCGTGGAGCTTCGCAAACAACGCGAAAAAGAGCTGAACCGCCAAAAGCGCGTGCGCACCGCCGTCATCGCGGCCATCGTTGTGGTCGCGCTCGCGGTGGTGGCAGGACTCGGCTACCTCATTTATCAGGCGAATGCTCCCGAACCGGAACTCGAGCTGAACCAGCCAGCTTCGATCAGCAAGGAAGAGCCCACTCTCGCCTTCAAGGCCGACGATACGAAACCCGTCGTCGACGTCGTGTTCGACTACATGTGCCCGTTCTGCGGCGCCTTCGAACAGGTCAATAATGCGGACATCCACGAAATGATCGACAACGGCGAGGCGACCGTGAACTTCCATGTGCGCACCTTCCTCTCCTCGAAGATGTCCACCACGGAATACTCGGCTCGCGCGGGCGGCGCAGCCGTGTGCACCTACGAGGATTCGCCCGAAGTGTTCCTCAAATTCCACGAGCAGCTCTTCGCGAACCAGCCGGCCGAGGGCGGCCCCGGCCTGAGCGACAAAGAACTCGAAACCTACGCGAAGGATGCAGGCGCGAGTGAGGAAACGCTCTCGTGCATCAAGGACCAAAAGTTCCGCCGCTACGCGGTCGACGTGCTCGAGCCCGTTGGCGCGAAACTCTCGCCCGCCACTCCCGCCGTGTTCATCAACGGCAAGGAATGGGGATCCGACGGCGCCTGGCAGAAGCCCGGTGCTCTGAAGGAAGCCGTGGCCTCCTCGGGTACTCCCGGCGCGAGCGACGCCGGTGGCGCAAGCGATGCTGGTGGCGCAAGCGATTCGGGTAACTAA
- a CDS encoding NAD(P)/FAD-dependent oxidoreductase, with translation MTATTQTQRTLATPFTINTVEIPNRLVMTPMGSDLANPDGTVGPRLLKYWLERAEGGCGLLITEITRVNDEHGAGTPKQLSVTRDELVPQLAEAIEAVHARGTKIFLQLQHPGNQGIPQLNKGQVTVGPSAVQSQLTKAPVRALENEEVKSLVQDFINGARRAKEAGADDVEIHGAHGYLIDEFLSPHTNKREDEYGGSFENRCRFLVEILDGVREVVGPDFPISVRLSISQCYDLIGMPGEGNEVADGVRIAKLCEEHGADLISVSSGTYETGVTVIEPVNTPRNWRDPMIRAVRDAVSIPVMGVSIIREPEQAEKMLNDGLVDLIAMGRSWLADPQWGIKAIEGRDADITRCIGCMYCFEALFSGGHVECAVNPRCGFESEFPLEPERNAEGRTALVIGGGPAGCEAAETFAKRGAKVTLVEAEDTLGGQVVPGTNPPGKDPMGWLVESYTHRLEQAGVEVRLSTRFSADEVRDFGADAVIVATGAVPVVPPIPGIDGDHVVDAIDVLGGTREVRGRAIVVGSGMTGLETAELIAANGGKVAVYEMAPQLGAGAFHMNLISVTSKLKKAGVPMLTGHRLVEVNDSGAVFEADGSSVNVEAETVVLAIGMRSANTLASELKDAGIDFRTAGDVSKVAKVAQAVATGYRVGLEA, from the coding sequence ATGACTGCGACCACGCAGACCCAGCGCACACTCGCCACCCCCTTCACCATCAACACCGTTGAAATTCCCAACCGCCTCGTCATGACCCCCATGGGCAGCGACCTCGCAAACCCCGACGGCACGGTTGGCCCGCGCCTTCTCAAGTACTGGCTCGAGCGCGCCGAAGGCGGCTGTGGCCTCCTCATCACCGAGATCACCCGCGTGAACGACGAGCACGGCGCCGGCACCCCAAAGCAGCTGTCCGTGACCCGCGACGAGCTCGTCCCGCAGCTCGCCGAAGCGATCGAGGCCGTGCATGCGCGAGGCACCAAGATTTTCCTCCAGCTCCAGCACCCTGGAAACCAGGGCATTCCCCAGCTCAATAAGGGGCAGGTCACCGTCGGGCCTTCCGCCGTTCAATCCCAGCTCACCAAGGCTCCCGTGCGTGCCCTCGAAAACGAGGAAGTGAAGAGCCTCGTGCAGGACTTCATCAACGGTGCACGCCGCGCCAAGGAAGCCGGTGCGGATGACGTGGAGATTCACGGCGCCCACGGCTACCTCATCGACGAATTCCTCTCGCCGCACACCAACAAGCGCGAGGACGAGTACGGCGGCTCGTTTGAGAACCGGTGCCGCTTCCTCGTGGAAATTCTCGACGGCGTTCGTGAGGTTGTGGGCCCCGACTTCCCGATTTCGGTGCGTCTCTCGATCTCGCAGTGCTACGACCTGATCGGCATGCCCGGCGAAGGTAACGAGGTCGCCGACGGCGTGCGTATCGCGAAGCTGTGTGAGGAGCACGGTGCTGACCTCATCTCGGTGTCGTCGGGCACCTATGAGACCGGTGTGACCGTCATCGAGCCCGTCAACACTCCGCGCAACTGGCGCGATCCGATGATTCGCGCCGTGCGTGACGCCGTGAGCATTCCCGTCATGGGCGTATCGATTATCCGCGAGCCCGAGCAGGCCGAAAAGATGCTCAACGACGGTCTCGTGGACCTCATCGCCATGGGGCGCTCGTGGCTCGCCGACCCGCAGTGGGGAATCAAGGCCATCGAAGGTCGCGACGCCGACATCACCCGCTGCATCGGCTGCATGTACTGCTTCGAGGCGCTCTTCTCGGGCGGGCACGTCGAATGTGCTGTCAATCCGCGCTGTGGCTTCGAATCGGAGTTTCCGCTAGAGCCCGAGCGCAATGCTGAAGGTCGCACGGCCCTCGTGATCGGCGGCGGCCCCGCGGGCTGTGAAGCGGCGGAAACGTTCGCGAAGCGAGGTGCCAAGGTGACGCTCGTGGAGGCTGAGGATACCCTCGGCGGCCAGGTCGTGCCCGGCACGAACCCCCCGGGTAAGGACCCGATGGGCTGGCTCGTCGAGAGCTACACGCATCGACTCGAGCAGGCCGGCGTCGAGGTGCGACTCTCGACGCGCTTCAGCGCCGACGAGGTGCGAGACTTTGGTGCTGACGCGGTCATCGTCGCAACGGGCGCCGTGCCGGTTGTGCCGCCAATCCCGGGCATCGACGGCGATCACGTGGTGGACGCGATTGACGTGCTTGGCGGCACGCGCGAGGTGCGTGGCCGCGCCATCGTCGTGGGCTCCGGCATGACGGGCCTCGAAACCGCAGAGCTCATTGCCGCGAACGGCGGCAAAGTTGCCGTTTACGAGATGGCGCCGCAGCTTGGCGCAGGCGCGTTCCACATGAACCTCATCTCGGTCACCTCGAAGCTCAAGAAGGCCGGCGTGCCCATGCTTACCGGGCATCGCCTCGTGGAGGTGAACGATTCGGGCGCGGTATTCGAGGCCGACGGTTCCTCGGTGAACGTCGAGGCCGAGACCGTGGTACTCGCGATCGGTATGCGCAGTGCGAACACGCTCGCGTCTGAGCTCAAAGATGCGGGAATCGACTTCCGCACCGCGGGCGACGTGTCGAAGGTCGCGAAGGTCGCGCAGGCGGTGGCTACGGGCTACCGCGTGGGGCTCGAGGCCTGA
- a CDS encoding endonuclease domain-containing protein, whose amino-acid sequence MSKKKARIIGVPGSRSDSGSESALAFRLRKLKLEFAQQVWIRDVGRVDILVGQSLVIELDSWQHHQADRKAYHRDRERDAVLIARGYTVVRLAYAHVFFDWQKYEALLRGYIKRRLHKRPVRAW is encoded by the coding sequence GTGAGTAAGAAGAAGGCGCGGATAATTGGAGTGCCCGGCTCCCGGTCCGATTCGGGTTCGGAATCCGCTCTCGCCTTTCGCTTACGGAAGCTCAAACTCGAATTCGCGCAGCAGGTGTGGATTCGTGACGTGGGTAGGGTGGACATCCTTGTGGGCCAATCGCTCGTCATCGAGCTGGACTCATGGCAGCATCATCAAGCCGACCGAAAGGCCTATCACCGAGACCGTGAGAGAGACGCGGTTCTCATTGCCCGCGGGTATACGGTTGTGCGCCTTGCCTATGCTCATGTGTTTTTCGATTGGCAGAAATATGAGGCGTTGCTCAGGGGATACATCAAGCGAAGGTTGCACAAGCGCCCTGTGCGGGCGTGGTGA
- a CDS encoding TetR/AcrR family transcriptional regulator codes for MNTPRHHDEELRAELIAAASKALAKGGPTAVSLRDISAACNTSTTAVYSLFGGKKQLLNSVVVTSAGDLAKHLTEVDRDQDPENYLIALATALHDWAVNNPELFDVIFTQANQVPGRAAQANGAPGAAGTTESDTTSGSTGSGLSRRDNHLLTAFRDLGTNVDEFEAIAKHLSQAMTEGRTKYGASGEISPEDATTLLRAVWASAHGWTHLEIQGFIDAAGFTDFVRAMVKAALKASRE; via the coding sequence ATGAATACTCCCCGCCACCACGACGAAGAACTGCGCGCCGAACTCATCGCAGCAGCGTCGAAGGCACTCGCCAAAGGCGGCCCCACAGCGGTCTCCCTTCGCGACATCTCCGCCGCATGCAATACCTCCACCACCGCCGTCTACTCCCTCTTTGGCGGGAAAAAGCAGCTCCTCAACTCAGTCGTCGTCACCTCCGCTGGCGACCTCGCGAAGCACCTCACCGAAGTTGACCGCGACCAGGATCCGGAAAACTACCTCATCGCCCTCGCAACCGCCCTCCACGACTGGGCTGTGAACAACCCCGAACTGTTCGACGTCATCTTCACCCAAGCCAACCAGGTCCCCGGCCGGGCAGCACAGGCCAATGGGGCCCCGGGTGCGGCAGGCACCACCGAGTCCGACACCACCTCCGGCTCTACTGGGTCCGGTCTTTCGCGTCGCGACAACCACCTGCTCACGGCATTCCGCGACCTCGGCACCAATGTTGACGAATTCGAAGCGATCGCGAAGCATCTTTCTCAGGCCATGACCGAGGGCCGCACGAAGTACGGTGCGAGTGGCGAGATTTCTCCCGAGGATGCCACGACGCTTCTGCGCGCAGTGTGGGCAAGCGCCCACGGTTGGACCCACCTTGAAATCCAGGGTTTCATCGACGCCGCGGGTTTCACCGACTTCGTGCGCGCGATGGTCAAGGCCGCGCTCAAGGCGAGCCGCGAGTAA
- a CDS encoding uracil-DNA glycosylase: MNETAPPPLTAVMAADWAEALASVEPNIRQMGAFLRAELAAGRHYLPSGDRIFRAFETPLADVRVLIVGQDPYPTPGHPIGLSFAVERHVHPLPRSLQNIYLEREADLGIPPSEHGDLSAWQSQGVMLLNRALTVAPGAPASHRGKGWEQITMRAINALIERGGPLVAILWGRDARSLSPMLNAGGVGTIESAHPSPLSARRGFFGSRPFSRANALLADRGAEPVDWSTP; encoded by the coding sequence ATGAACGAGACCGCGCCACCTCCCCTGACTGCCGTTATGGCCGCCGACTGGGCCGAAGCCCTCGCGAGCGTCGAACCGAACATCCGCCAGATGGGTGCCTTTTTGCGCGCCGAGCTCGCCGCGGGGCGCCACTACCTCCCTTCCGGCGATCGCATCTTTCGCGCCTTCGAAACGCCGCTTGCCGACGTTCGCGTGCTGATCGTTGGCCAAGACCCCTACCCCACACCGGGCCACCCCATTGGGTTGAGCTTCGCCGTCGAACGCCACGTGCACCCGCTGCCGCGGTCACTTCAAAACATTTATCTCGAGCGCGAGGCTGACCTCGGCATCCCGCCGAGCGAACATGGGGACCTGTCGGCGTGGCAAAGCCAGGGCGTCATGCTCCTCAACAGAGCTCTCACAGTTGCACCGGGGGCTCCCGCCTCGCATCGTGGCAAAGGCTGGGAGCAGATCACGATGCGGGCGATCAACGCGCTCATCGAGCGTGGCGGTCCACTCGTCGCAATTCTGTGGGGGCGCGACGCCCGCTCTCTTTCGCCAATGCTCAATGCGGGTGGCGTGGGCACTATCGAGTCGGCACACCCTTCGCCACTGTCGGCGCGCCGCGGGTTCTTTGGGTCACGGCCGTTCTCGCGCGCGAACGCACTGCTCGCCGACCGTGGCGCCGAGCCTGTGGACTGGAGCACGCCGTAA
- a CDS encoding DUF3263 domain-containing protein: MTDEPLADKPQLSETDRAILDLEARVYRSAGAKERDILRLTGLTPARYHARLVRLMRDPAAVRYAPGVVRRLLGRTRS; the protein is encoded by the coding sequence ATGACCGATGAGCCACTGGCCGATAAACCGCAGCTAAGCGAAACCGATCGCGCGATCCTCGACCTCGAGGCACGCGTGTACCGCAGTGCGGGCGCGAAGGAACGCGACATCTTGCGGCTCACGGGCCTCACGCCGGCCCGCTATCACGCGCGGCTCGTGCGGCTCATGCGAGATCCTGCAGCGGTGCGGTATGCACCCGGTGTGGTCCGACGCTTGCTGGGGCGTACGCGTTCCTGA
- a CDS encoding LytR C-terminal domain-containing protein, whose protein sequence is MADQSTYPYEPDQFDREADQVGAHGAHRAEEPFFKRNLSTIIVIVAALVALALVLWAVSGLGKGSENSPAPVESSTSAPAASGEDAPVASDNGGDRGDNGGEDATEKPSEEAAPEVDRESPVLVLNGKRKQGMAGRWQKALEEQGWTKVDTDTGKRSKSAGVYYKNDEDQATAEALAKYVGVEAEKTDKYKANITVVIIDEPGDLAEVDNAGQGGDEGQ, encoded by the coding sequence GTGGCAGATCAGAGCACGTACCCGTACGAACCGGACCAGTTTGACCGCGAGGCCGATCAGGTGGGCGCCCACGGCGCGCACCGTGCTGAGGAGCCGTTCTTCAAGCGGAATCTTTCGACGATCATCGTGATCGTCGCGGCACTTGTGGCGCTTGCGCTCGTGCTGTGGGCCGTCTCTGGTCTCGGTAAGGGGAGCGAAAATTCTCCGGCTCCGGTCGAGTCGTCGACGTCGGCACCGGCAGCATCCGGCGAGGATGCGCCGGTCGCGAGCGACAACGGCGGCGACCGGGGTGATAACGGCGGCGAGGATGCTACCGAAAAACCGTCCGAGGAAGCAGCCCCCGAAGTCGATCGCGAATCTCCCGTGCTCGTGCTCAACGGCAAGCGAAAGCAGGGGATGGCCGGGCGCTGGCAGAAGGCCCTCGAAGAGCAGGGCTGGACCAAGGTCGATACCGATACGGGTAAGCGTTCCAAGAGCGCCGGCGTCTACTACAAGAACGACGAGGATCAGGCCACCGCCGAAGCTCTCGCGAAGTACGTGGGTGTTGAAGCCGAAAAGACCGACAAGTACAAGGCGAACATCACGGTGGTCATCATCGATGAGCCGGGCGACCTTGCCGAGGTTGATAACGCCGGTCAGGGCGGCGACGAGGGTCAGTAG
- the groL gene encoding chaperonin GroEL (60 kDa chaperone family; promotes refolding of misfolded polypeptides especially under stressful conditions; forms two stacked rings of heptamers to form a barrel-shaped 14mer; ends can be capped by GroES; misfolded proteins enter the barrel where they are refolded when GroES binds) has product MAKLIAFDEEARRGLERGMNQLADAVKVTLGPKGRNVVLEKSWGAPTITNDGVSIAKEIELEDPYEKIGAELVKEVAKKTDDVAGDGTTTATVLAQALVKEGLRNVAAGANPIALKRGIDKAVAAVSEKLIAQAVEIESKEQIANTAAISAADPAIGELIAEALDKVGKEGVITVEESNTTGLELELTEGMRFDKGFISPYFVTDPERQEAVLEDPYILLTSSKVSQLKDLLPLLDKVIQANKPLVIIAEDVDGEALPALVVNKLRGVFKSVAVKAPGFGDRRKAMLQDMAILTGGTVISEEVGLSLETADLNVLGRARKVVVTKDETTIVEGAGDGEQIAGRVKQIRSEIEVSDSDYDREKLQERLAKLAGGVAVIKAGAATEVELNERKHRIEDAVRNAKAAVEEGIVAGGGVALIQAGKDAFASLSLEGDEATGASIVQVAIEAPLKQIAANAGLEGGVVASKVKQLPVGEGLNAASGEYQNLIEAGVLDPVKVTRSALQNAASIAGLFLTTEAVVADKPEPVKAPAGGDMDAMGGMGGMM; this is encoded by the coding sequence ATGGCAAAGCTCATCGCATTTGACGAAGAAGCACGCCGCGGCCTCGAGCGGGGCATGAACCAGCTCGCTGACGCCGTGAAGGTGACCCTTGGACCGAAGGGACGCAACGTCGTCCTCGAAAAGTCCTGGGGCGCACCGACCATCACCAACGATGGCGTGTCGATCGCGAAGGAAATTGAACTCGAGGATCCGTACGAGAAGATCGGCGCGGAACTCGTCAAAGAGGTCGCGAAGAAGACAGACGACGTTGCCGGCGACGGCACGACCACCGCAACCGTTCTCGCGCAGGCCCTCGTGAAGGAAGGCCTCCGCAACGTTGCCGCGGGCGCCAACCCGATCGCCCTCAAGCGCGGCATCGACAAGGCTGTTGCCGCCGTGAGCGAGAAGCTCATCGCGCAGGCCGTCGAGATCGAGTCCAAGGAGCAGATCGCGAACACCGCCGCGATCTCCGCCGCTGACCCGGCAATCGGCGAACTTATTGCCGAGGCTCTCGACAAGGTCGGCAAGGAAGGCGTTATCACGGTTGAGGAGTCGAACACGACTGGCCTCGAGCTCGAGCTCACCGAGGGCATGCGTTTCGACAAGGGCTTCATCTCGCCCTACTTTGTGACCGATCCTGAGCGCCAGGAAGCTGTTCTTGAGGACCCGTACATCCTGCTCACCTCGTCGAAGGTGTCGCAGCTCAAGGATCTGCTGCCGCTTCTCGACAAGGTCATCCAGGCGAACAAGCCGCTCGTGATCATCGCCGAGGACGTCGACGGTGAGGCGCTTCCCGCGCTCGTCGTCAACAAGCTGCGTGGCGTGTTCAAGTCGGTTGCCGTGAAGGCCCCCGGCTTCGGCGATCGCCGCAAGGCCATGCTCCAGGACATGGCGATCCTCACCGGCGGCACCGTGATCTCGGAAGAGGTGGGCCTCTCGCTCGAGACCGCCGACCTCAACGTGCTCGGCCGTGCCCGCAAGGTCGTCGTGACGAAGGACGAGACGACGATCGTTGAGGGCGCTGGCGACGGCGAGCAGATCGCCGGCCGCGTCAAGCAGATCCGCAGCGAGATCGAGGTTTCGGATTCGGATTACGACCGCGAGAAGCTCCAGGAGCGCCTCGCGAAGCTCGCTGGCGGCGTAGCCGTCATCAAGGCGGGTGCCGCAACCGAGGTTGAGCTCAACGAGCGCAAGCACCGCATCGAGGATGCTGTGCGCAACGCGAAGGCTGCCGTCGAAGAGGGCATCGTCGCCGGTGGTGGCGTGGCTCTGATCCAGGCTGGCAAGGATGCGTTCGCCTCGCTCTCGCTCGAGGGTGACGAGGCGACGGGCGCGTCGATCGTGCAGGTCGCGATCGAGGCTCCGCTCAAGCAGATCGCCGCGAACGCTGGCCTTGAGGGTGGCGTTGTGGCGTCGAAGGTCAAGCAGCTCCCCGTGGGCGAGGGCCTCAACGCTGCGAGCGGCGAGTACCAGAACCTCATCGAGGCTGGCGTGCTCGACCCGGTCAAGGTGACCCGCTCGGCCCTTCAGAACGCCGCGTCGATTGCGGGCCTGTTCCTCACCACGGAGGCCGTCGTTGCCGATAAGCCGGAGCCGGTGAAGGCTCCCGCTGGCGGCGACATGGATGCCATGGGAGGCATGGGCGGCATGATGTGA
- a CDS encoding DUF4298 domain-containing protein encodes MNINAAPEEHTPEQKAALERLSVAQENLVKSREAYEKAVEGLEAIKAYNEAMKPLMAYYDNGWLADVTTTESIYERPEAAGEDEIWDMHGGQFELMRELLALSSGFFTRVPGEEEQEG; translated from the coding sequence ATGAACATTAACGCCGCTCCCGAAGAGCACACCCCTGAACAAAAGGCCGCCCTCGAACGCCTTTCCGTGGCTCAAGAGAACCTTGTAAAATCCCGCGAAGCCTACGAAAAAGCCGTTGAAGGGCTCGAAGCCATTAAGGCGTACAACGAGGCTATGAAACCCCTCATGGCGTACTACGACAACGGCTGGCTCGCCGATGTCACCACAACCGAGTCGATCTACGAGCGTCCCGAAGCGGCCGGCGAAGATGAAATCTGGGACATGCACGGCGGCCAATTTGAACTCATGCGCGAACTCCTCGCGCTCTCCTCAGGGTTCTTCACCCGCGTGCCCGGCGAAGAGGAGCAGGAAGGCTAA